The following DNA comes from Entelurus aequoreus isolate RoL-2023_Sb linkage group LG19, RoL_Eaeq_v1.1, whole genome shotgun sequence.
ctggagtattgtcgttaATACTTGTTATTGTAGCTACTACATGTCGCTAATACTTGTCGATGTCAATGTCTACTACCTGTCCTGGCTACTACTTGTCGTcgtagcggtaagctgttcctgatagctatttgtattttgctgtctcctagcttctTGTTTTCCTTACCTATATCCAGTTAgccgttagctgtttccagtttttctgtttgctggttcctgttttcagtttggctattcctagttcctggtttgtgttttacatttatttttaacattaaatcatgttttcctgcaccaagcctgccatctctgcatcttggggttcgtcaccaacaacatgtgacactgttaaaggcctactgaaacccactactaccgaccacgcagtctgatagtttatatatcaatgatgaaatcttaacattgcaacacatgccaatacggccgggttaacttataaagtgcaattttaaatttccagcgaaacttccggttgaaaacgtctatgtatgatgacgtatgcgcgtgacgtcaatcgttgaaactgaagtattcggacaccattgtatccactacaaaaagctctgttttcatcgcaaaattccacagtattctggacatctgtgttggtgaatcttttgcaatttgtttaatgaacaatgaagactgcaaagaagaaagctgtaggtgggatcggtgtattagcggctggctgcagcaacacaaccaggaggactttgacttggatagcagacgcgctatccgacgctagccgccgaccgcatagatgatcgggtgaagtccttcgtcgctccgtcaatcgctggaacgcaggtgagcacgggtgttgatgagcagatgagggctggctggcgtaggtggagcgctaatgtttttagcatagctctgtgagttcccgtagctaagttagcttcaatggcgtcgttagcaacagcattgtaacttcgccaggctggaaagcattaaccgtgtagttacaggtccatggtttaatagtattgttgattttctgtctatgcttccagtcaggggtttatttattttgtttctatctgcagttaagcccaatgctatcacgttagctccgtagctaaagtgctttgccgatgtattgtcgtggaggtaatggggtaatcgtcgctttctcagtccgaatcactctcgctgctggtgtaaacaatggggaaatgtgaggagcctttcaacctgcaacgtcactctacttttttatcagcgaccaaaagttgcgaactttatcgtcgatgttctctactaaatcctttcagcaaaaatatggcaatatcgcaaaatgatcaagtatgacacatagaatggatctgctatccccgtttaaatttaaaaaaatcatttcagtaggcctttaatgttgcactttccTGAAAAGAAAGGTTACAAACCAGATAGTGGTGCCCTGCGGGCTATTTTCAGCCTGCAACTTGTTGTTTTATTGGCCCTCGacatattgcaaaaataaaataaattcattatccATATCTATTATTAGATATTATGCTAATTTGCTGATACCTATAGCTTAGATGTTGATtcaagatgttttgttcaaattgATTAATGTATGTATAATAACTGTACGGTATAATGACCTACAATTAATTGGTTTTAGCTTCTTTAATGTAGAAAATATATCAAAGTGGCCCACCGCATTCTCCAATGTCTCTGCTATTATACTcttattatataaaatattactattatataaatatattttttgggagAGGTGGGGGAGTATGTATTGGAGAAtagaatatttttttatgttcatCAAAtcaaatataatacatataaaatGACTTGTTTTCTTTGCAGCTATcacaatgttgtattttttttaaatgtcttgatTTTGCTAGGATTCAGTACTTCAGAGACAGCATCATATTCATGCACAAATCCAGAATGAAAGGAGAGGGGTGCCTTGTCCACTGGTAAGTAGTGCAAGCAAAGACAGCTACCATTTCTTACCAAAAGCTACTTGTCTGAATATATGACTGCTCCTTTGTCCCAGTGTGGCAGGGGTTTCCCGTAGTGTGACACTGGTGGTGGCCTATATCATGACCGTGACAGGTCACGGTTGGGTAGAGTCTCTAGCGGCAGTGAGGGCAGCCCGGCCATGTGCAAGACCCAACCTGGGCTTCTTACGTCAGTTGGAGGAGTTTGAGAACACAAAGCTAGAACAAGTAAGAAACAGTATGCTTGCTGATTGTGCTAAAGCTTTGACTACAAATGTTGATGTGCTTtatcatgtaaacttgaagataTTTGTAACATTTAAGCAACGAATGTAGCAATACACACAAACAAGGAATTTAACTATATTGCTGGTATTCCGTCACATGACTTCtccccggaagtgaaaaccagtggttgttgaccaagctaagatggctgttgtacagcaggcAGCCCACAAAAGAGGCTTAGATCTtcttgcaaaaagcagatacgagcaacacatcaaactatgcaatggaatagatccctatactttatgaaAATAAGATTTGTAGATTGATATCAAGGATTACGTTGCTTTgcgccattctacacgacaaaatagatgaaaacttggaaaagcctGGTGGTCCACAACTTATTTGTGTGAGACTGGGTCAAGGATATtgttatcaagactctcccggataaatatgcatcgtttttgctggggtaaggttgcatttcatgatttaactttgcgtctaagcTCCCATGTTTGTTGCTGTCGCATGCACCGTTTACAAGTAGCGTGTTttcccccgtctttatcaaaatataactatagatgtcaatattgtgtatgtgctgaaagcgtCATATATGATTGTTGCcttgttttgctcacatttgctttcttttatttagacacgccgagttggtgcttttcgaaacactcctagcaaacatgtgtttaagaaatacaaataatatcaagataatacttaaatgggaaataataaccgTTAAAAGTATACCAAACAAACCCATTGAagggatcactgcaaactcatccATTTTCCGACAGTTCGCTAGGACTAGAGTGTGAGCTGCAGGATTTTCTCATCGTCGTTTACACAAATCTTGTActtttccgccctttttgataacctctcgaggaactctgaagaaacgtttgtcCATTCCGCAATTTAAACTGTTcgcacagccgaaaacaacacaagcattggGCATTTCGTCTTCGAGAAAGGCTATATGGCGATGAGTACTCATTAAAACAGAGCTAGCTTCACCACCACCAGTATTCATTGGGCTGGAAgtgacgtcagtaacatccctgcaatatgatatatgtacatataaagaGTGGGATAAGTAGTTGAGAAAAACATGGAATGATCGAATGGAAAATACCATCGAATATACTAAGCACATTAACTAATATTACATTGATTAGTGACGAATGCTCTGTTCTGcaaagaaacaatcaaaatattgaatgacttgtatttttatttctatgtacaaaccccgttttcatatgagttgggaaattgtgttagatgtaaatataaacggaatacaatgatttgcaaatcattttcaacccatattcagttaaatacaaagacaacatatttgatgttcaaactgataaactttttttttttgcaaataatcattaactttagaatttgatgccagcaacacgtgacatagaagttgggaaaagtggcaatacatactgataaagttgaggaatgctcatcaaacacttatttggaacatcccacaggtgaacaggcaaattgggaacaggtgggtgccatgattgggtataaaagtagattccatgaaatgctcagtcattcacaaacaaggatggggcgagggtcaccactttgtcaacaaatgcgtgagcaaattgttgaacagtttaagaaaaacctttctcaaccagctattgcaaggaatttggggatttcaccatctacggttcgtaatatcatcaaagggttcagagaatctggagaaatcactgcatgtaagcagctaagcccgtgaccttcaatccctcaggctgtactgcatcaacaagcgacatcagtgtgtaaatgatatcaccacatgggctcaggaacacttcagaaacccactgtcagtaactacagttggttgctacatctgtaagtgcaagttaaaactcacctatgcaaggcgaaaacggtttatcaacaacacccagaaacgcagtcggcttcgctgggcctgagctcatctaagatagactgatacaaagtggaaaagtgtattgtggtctgacgagtccacatttcaaattgtttttggaaactgtggacgtcgtgtcctccggatgtgggttgaaaaggatttgcaaatcattgtattccgtttacatttacatctaacacaatttcccaactcatatggaaacggagtttgtatatCTGAATGATTTCTATATTCTATATAGGGGATATACTTCAGACCAAGTAGTACACTCAGTTCAATtctctgttttattttcaatgttaagatttgtaATGTTACATTTACATATGTTACACTGGGTGTTGAAAGTAAATGTATTTCTAATTTGAACGTAAGTCAAATTGACAGTTTGTTGTGCGTATTACTAAGTATTTGCTGATCAatcgtgaaaaagtatgtgatcgctattgctgataaatacattttattgcgaTCACAAACGCCAAtctcctctggctgacactgtttATTTTTAAGCCGCCAGTGCTCGCCACTTCAACCTCAactacggcaaataaactgcattttgtGTATCATAAGCATCATTAATCaattaacattatcactggaggatgaggctgaACGTTTTACACAAAGAGGAAGAAAATAAGGAACGAGTTGAAATATTGTGCTCATATTGTTAAACggccaatagcactcaccataaataaattaaacaatttaaagttaatacatgtgattgctATCAGTATCGAACGATCTCACTTGTGGATGATCGTATTGGAATCTGCAGCATAAAACCCTTAATCGTAACGTTCCAACTTATTACCACAAACGTGCAATGAATTGAACAAAAGAACATTCAaagtaaataaaacagtgaaatGTATTGAGTGGCTTATTGTAATTTTTGCTATTGTGACTAATACTTGTCAGGCTAAAAGCCCAATGGCAATATGCCACAGCTATATTTCCCAAGCTAATGTTGTTTGAAAAAATATTCAAACTAAATTGTTCAAACAGTGGAATTGTAATGTCCAACATTGTAAATTGTAAAACATTAGACTTGTTAAACAGGGTTTGAACTTACTTTTTAATGACCAATAAAATATGAGTATGGATTATTAACTGGCTCCTTATCATGCGTTTATATGGCACTCATTTTGGGCATTTCAATTGTTAGTGACGTGCATGTCACCATAGGTTCTTATGGGttaatatacacatatttaatgtgAGACAAATGGAAAAGTCCCATCCATCCACTGGTTAGCCTTACATCACAGTTAATTCATGTTAATGGTTTGTCTAGTGGTGACCTTCtcctttattacattttaacacacagTAACTCACTTTTGTGTTTTTTACTCATCTCTTCTAGCACCGGACCTGGTGGAGCACACTTTGTGGCAAACACTCACTCCATGATGAAGAGGAAGTGAGACAACTTTTAATGCGAAGATCCAATGGCAGCAGTAGTGACTTTCCAACCAGTATCACAAAATCTCTGGCCATAAGCGGCTCTTGAACGAGGTCACAAAGTCCTCTACTGCCCCTCTTTTGACTATAAACACAAGAACTGTGGGTCACAAAAACTTTGTCACTAATACCACGACACAACCTTGTGAACAGAGAAATATGACCACAACAAAGGAGTGAATTACATGTTGTCCAGTGTTGCAAAAAGCAGAGATTGGATAAGTCATTTAACTAAAGACTGCCTACAATATTTTAACCTGTATAAACTAATAACCCAAAGAAAGCAGTAACTAATTGGGGTGGGTGATACTACACACTTTGGTGTCAATCCGACACAAATGAAATACACGGTCAGTATTGCTGAAACttatacattttacaaaaaaaaaatgttatttaaaaaaatacagcataaagattttaggccaggggtgtccaaagtgcggcccaggggccatttgcgacccGCAGCTAATTGAATGTgttgccacacattctggaaatgctattgcaaaaaattttaaaaaacattaaaaaaatgtggaatgaggtgGAATCTAActacaaaaagttgcaatgttgacacaaagctgccatgcaggctgttttttttcttttgtctatctttattttctttttttgccattgctcaaagaaaaaaaatccaaaaaaaaatcaatgttataattgattaattattgacctattcaaggctccaattatttaaaatatttcactttaaaatgttttatgtggaaaatattgcatatattgtgtggttgccatatacaaatatcaacattttctttgacaaaagagcataaaacaaacaaaataatagttcaaacgtaaaattgacagatatatctgaagttgatcccgtaacttaagtgttgaaagtaaaaacaactaataaaaatgtatcactttatgagtggggcaccttttggatcccaaatatatttaatgggattttattcatcttttcactgattactcaaaaataataataaattaaaatcataggtgtcctgcattattgatctttttaaggctctaattacttcacatcaaacattgctttctgaatgtttttggcagtgggggaaatactgcatatttcagttttattataaaaaacaaagttgtctttgacaggaaaggcttttttttttaaacttaatatcaacctgaagttgatatactgtagagatttactgtaagcgttaaataaattaaaaaaataataatttaacttttttttaacaaattttaacATTCTAATaattgagaccctttatggtccctgggagccctaaaggtaaaaaaaataaataaatacaaaaatccatatattttgttatggttttgaaaatgaaaaatatcaaattggccccggcatgctttaattttcccgtgtgcggccctcagtggaaaaagtttggacacccctgttttaggcaaacagacacaaaatatttttagtgacaattgtatttgtgaacaatatACACAGTAAATACAACAATACGAGAcaatttaacaatatcaacaaaacataccgtatttttcggactataaagcgcacttaaaatcctttcattttctcaaaactcaacagtgagccttataattttggttgtgctcaaggctattttatttggtacatggtgaaatgataagtgtgaccagtagatggcagtcacacataagagatactgtagactgcaatatgagtcaagtaaacaacaccaacattttatatgttccattgagaatatagaacattacacacggcgctcaaaaatctatcaaaatgttttagtatgactttggtaagctatgaagccacaccgcttgatggattgtactgtgcttcaattaTTATGgtctgtgtgtataaggtaagacatattatctggcgttttgtttcgcaatattgtgcaaaagccacttttcttaccttctggtacctgttggtctgtatttaggatctgcataagtcctgaaaatttgcacgcatccgccattgtagtccgtgccgacaccgtagtcgataagcttttcttctttttctctatcttcttgttatgggacattcatcctccgctgttgccatttctaatataaagtagtgtaaagttcagtaaactcgccatgaaagcgctaaaacataccggtgtagtgagtttatattattcacccaaggaactttagttattagagagttccggtcggacgttccggcattgttgttgcactggtgagccacggatgaggagatgctgctccgttattgatttcagTAAAGTttgaatgttattaaaacagttagctccattctttgacacttcttccactcccgtccttgcacgctacaccgctacaacaaagatgacagggagaagatgctgccgaaggggagccacataaataagaccgcccacaaaatggcgcatcctgaagaaagtggcttgaagatgatctgttaaAAAtattctatgcaacattttgaccaaagaaccaccatcacatgttatgtagaccacaaggaagtgttttcaatttagaaaaaaagaataataatatgactcctttattgcgccctataatccggtgcacctttttgtatgaaaataaatctgactagacccgctcatggcagtgcgccttataatccggtgcgccctatggtccggaaaatatggtaattcttCCCTTTTATACATTTATTACACGCAATTATAAGAGCAAAATAAagttaatagtgcaaaataactaaacaaaataaataactgCTACGGGCTCTTAttcaaatcctgactttttgcCTCCTCTGCTCTTTTGTGTACCTGATGTGAGGGTTTATAAACGATATAACTACGGTATATAACAATATTACAACAGTACTGATGTGGTTTGTACCAGTTCTGGCTTGAGGTACAGATTCGTTGACATTAGGGATGCACCCGATACTGCAGGACTTCTTGCCAGAGCAGGCTTAAATACTTCAGGTGTTGGCTCCAGGCGATGATCCATGCTCTGGCCAAACAACGTTTGTCTCCAATGTCTTAACAGGGGAAAGAAGTCCCAATTATGTCCTCTGCTTTCCTCAACACTCTCTGGCAAACTTTCTTAATAAGCTGTTGTACAATTCATATCCTGTGTATTGATACACATTATATAATTGTTCTGTACATTTTTATACTCCTGTATTTATTATCTATTTATGTATCTCATTAATTTCTATCTTgattttaattgatgtattttctatttatttatgtttttaaatttttcgtttatttatttttaaatgttatcttCTTCATAACTGAATAAACTATAAAcaatatgtatgtttacatgttgtCTATTTTTCTCCCTAATAAAAAAGGGTAGTATTTAAAGTGGACAAACTTTTTAACAACTAAACACACAAACTGAAGTGTCAAGTTGACAAATAAGTTTTTATAATTGCAAAAAATTTGGAGAAGGGTTAAAACTATGCCTCTTCCTATTTGGATATGATACATTGTGTTTATGTAATGAGCTTTGTTGTAACTTGCTGAGCATGTCGGAAATAAACACACCTTGGTCATCCTGATACAACCCTTGATATAGTTACTGTTGAAGTTTGGATCGATATCCCCACTCGTAATCCATGTTTCAGTAACCTCACAGATCCGAAACAAACTTATTCTCTGATCACATCGTACAGGATTTGCAATGAAATggttggggatttttttttacactatcaGTCCCATGACAAGACATGTTCTTGGCCCTAACTGTCAAAACAACACCCAAGTGCAGTCAAGCATTAAACCGAGGAAAAGAAGTAAATGCTAATTTTTAAGTATATCTTCCCCCCGCAAGTTATGCAATGTGTGTCCTTTCATATATGCTCAAAATTTTACTATATTCTCTTTGAGGTAATATGAATTAGGTAAAACTATATATCTGCATCTAATGGTATTTTTATCTTTATCATATTGTTTATTATAACTTATTAGTCAACAAATGTAATTGACTGTATTAaaggatatataaatatttgagtACAGCTAATTCCAAAAATACAATTGAACGTGGCCCGCATCAAAACTTCACAaaagataaaaaagaaaaacgctATAAAATTAAAATAGTCTTTACTCTCTGAAGAAAATACAACTGCATACTGTACTGCCTCTATATATTTGACTGGATGTTTGACAAACCAAATAAGTTTATAAATCCAATGCTGTTGATTGTTCCTTGACTCATAAAAATGGAGTGACAAATAAGTTGTGTCaggcttttttttaagttttaagtTAAAAGCCAGATGTGACATATACTTCAATGCAATATTTTTATGGcttaaacccaaaaccagtgaagttggcgtgttgtgtaaatcgtaactaaaaacaaaatacaatgatttgcaaatccttttcaacctatattcaattgaatagcctgcaaagactatacttaacgttcgaactggaacaatttctttattttttgcaaatgttagctcatttggaatttaaagcctgcaacatgtttcaaaaaagctggcacaagtggcaaaaaagactgcgaaagttgaagaatgctcatcaaacacttacttatAACTTCCCctaggtgaacaagctaattgggaacaggtgggtaattgggtataaaagcagcttccattaaatgctcagtcattcacaaacaaggatggggcgagggtcaccactttgtgaacatatgcgtgagcaaattgtttatttaagaacaacatttctcaaccagctatttcaaggaatttagggatttccccatctacggtccgtaatatcatcaaaaggttcagagaatctggagaaatcactgcacgtaagcagcaaggctgaaaaccaacattgaatgcccgtgaccttcaatccctcaggcatcaaaaaacaactatcagtgtgtaaaggatatcaccacatgggctcaggaacacttcagaaaaccgctgtcagtaactacagttcgttgctacatctgtaagtgcaagttaaaactctactatgcaaagcaaatttacccattatttaattatttcattattatttcaatttacccagaaacgctttgctggtcccgagctcatctaagatggactgatgcaaagtgtgaaagtgttctgtggtctgacgagtccacattttaattttttggggggaaactgtggacgtcgtgtcctccggatcaaagaggaaaagaaccatacggattgttataggcgcaaagttcaaaagccagcatctgtgatggtatgggggtgtattagtgcccaaggcatgggtaacttacacatctgtgaaagcaccattaatgctgaaaggtacatacaggttttggagcaacatatgttgccatccaagcaacgttatcatggacgcccctgcttatttcagcaagacaatgccaagccacgtgttacaacagcgtggcttcatagtaaaagagtgcggatactagactggcctgcctgtagtccagacctgtctcccattgaaaatgtgtggcgcaatatgaagcctaaaataccacaacggagactgttgaacaacttaaaggcctactgaaattaattttttaaatttaaacggggatagcagatccattctatgtgtcatacttgatcatttcgcgatattgccatatttttgctgaaaggatttagtagagaacatcgacgataaagttcgcaa
Coding sequences within:
- the LOC133635469 gene encoding dual specificity protein phosphatase 22-B-like, with amino-acid sequence MGNGINKVLPDLYVGNIKDARDKDLLVQHNITHILSIHDAAAPVFEDMTYLCISAADHRRQNMIQYFRDSIIFMHKSRMKGEGCLVHCVAGVSRSVTLVVAYIMTVTGHGWVESLAAVRAARPCARPNLGFLRQLEEFENTKLEQHRTWWSTLCGKHSLHDEEEVRQLLMRRSNGSSSDFPTSITKSLAISGS